Proteins from a single region of Parasedimentitalea psychrophila:
- a CDS encoding VWA domain-containing protein encodes MSDLFLTDLMLSIEAFHLLRPLWLLLLVPVAGLWWLNRRAATRISLPVDGLAPHLRAALTLGGQSRNRILPIDTVALVLMLVTIGASGPVWTRQVDPFLAQTGPLVVVLKVTPSMTGTDIAPTRLERAQYKIRDLLDLRAGARTALVAYAGSAHRVLPFTEDAQVMVPYLDGLAPEVMPQAGANATKALQIASDLLAAEETPGGILFVLDSLDLQDARALNAAAGNAITVMAMLPEGQADRGLDQLRNVPVVRVSADNADVARIDRILNVDYRRALLENDNQPWEDRGWWLAVPAALLCLIWYRQGWTMRWAAILLGLGLTLAPPGVARADGIADWFLTPDQQGWRAYQNNDFFRAAELFQDPMWQGHALYRSGQYVEAIELLLRQETPEASFTQGLAHIKNRQYRDGVRAFETTLQRDPDFPGAAQNLKVAQEIVEYIEAAREASDTGEETGIGADDVVYDNEANRGADTETDRQPRGDEAILTTEQWMNTVDTRTSDFLRLRFQIEAARSSP; translated from the coding sequence ATGAGCGATCTATTCCTCACCGATCTAATGCTAAGCATTGAAGCCTTCCACCTGCTGCGACCCCTATGGCTATTGCTGCTGGTGCCGGTGGCTGGGCTGTGGTGGCTCAATCGGCGTGCCGCGACACGGATAAGTTTGCCGGTCGACGGATTGGCACCGCATCTGCGGGCGGCGTTGACACTGGGCGGGCAGTCCCGAAACCGTATCCTGCCGATCGACACCGTCGCGCTGGTATTGATGTTGGTCACAATCGGCGCCTCTGGGCCAGTTTGGACGCGGCAGGTCGATCCCTTTCTGGCCCAGACCGGGCCGCTGGTCGTGGTTCTGAAGGTCACGCCCTCAATGACCGGCACCGACATTGCCCCCACCCGACTGGAACGGGCGCAATACAAGATCCGCGACCTGCTTGACCTGCGGGCTGGTGCCCGCACCGCGTTGGTGGCCTATGCCGGGTCTGCCCATCGGGTTCTGCCTTTCACAGAGGACGCACAGGTGATGGTGCCCTATCTTGACGGGCTCGCCCCCGAGGTCATGCCCCAAGCCGGCGCCAATGCCACAAAGGCACTGCAAATAGCCTCTGATCTCTTGGCGGCCGAGGAGACGCCCGGCGGCATTCTGTTTGTCCTCGACAGTCTTGATCTACAGGACGCCAGGGCCCTGAATGCGGCGGCGGGCAATGCGATTACCGTGATGGCCATGCTGCCCGAAGGGCAGGCGGATCGCGGGCTGGATCAGTTGCGCAATGTACCGGTTGTAAGGGTCAGTGCAGACAATGCCGATGTTGCGCGCATCGACCGGATTCTGAATGTGGATTACCGGCGGGCGCTGTTGGAGAACGACAATCAGCCGTGGGAGGATCGCGGTTGGTGGCTGGCGGTGCCCGCCGCGCTGCTCTGTCTGATCTGGTATCGTCAGGGCTGGACAATGCGTTGGGCCGCGATCCTGTTGGGGCTGGGACTGACGTTAGCACCGCCCGGAGTGGCGCGTGCCGACGGGATCGCCGACTGGTTCCTGACGCCGGATCAACAGGGCTGGCGCGCCTACCAGAACAACGATTTCTTCCGGGCCGCCGAGTTGTTCCAGGATCCGATGTGGCAGGGGCATGCGCTCTATCGCTCGGGGCAGTATGTGGAGGCGATTGAGCTGCTGCTCCGGCAGGAAACGCCCGAAGCGTCGTTCACCCAGGGCCTCGCCCATATCAAAAATCGGCAGTATCGTGACGGGGTGCGGGCCTTTGAGACCACCTTGCAACGCGACCCCGACTTTCCGGGTGCGGCGCAGAACCTGAAGGTGGCGCAAGAGATCGTGGAGTATATCGAAGCAGCCCGCGAAGCCTCTGATACCGGGGAAGAAACCGGAATTGGCGCCGATGACGTGGTCTATGATAACGAGGCCAATCGCGGCGCCGACACCGAGACGGACCGCCAACCGCGGGGCGATGAAGCCATCCTGACCACCGAGCAATGGATGAATACCGTCGATACCCGCACCAGTGACTTTCTGCGCCTGCGGTTTCAGATCGAAGCGGCGAGGTCATCGCCATGA
- a CDS encoding vWA domain-containing protein, with protein MISLAFPWALIALPLPWVIWRLLPPHRQQVPAVRFPFFRRIVSVAEAKSGPGAVILRRNRVQIITAIAIWILLVLALARPERLGPPIEITRSARDVVLAIDISGSMDIVDFATPDGGRIQRLAAVRQVVRDFVAERDGDRIALIVFGTQAYLQAPLTEDLATIIDLVDQTEVGMAGPHTAIGDAIGLAIRTFEASDVEQRLMILLSDGADTGSRMSPVNAAEIARSRGVEIHTIAVGDPEAGGDNRVDTRALAEISSRTGGISFFASDVLGLSETYARIDEMVPRLVEELSYRPRTPFAQYCLGLAALLGIFSLSLLSGRKAWRARQ; from the coding sequence ATGATCTCGCTGGCATTTCCTTGGGCATTGATTGCACTGCCATTGCCATGGGTAATATGGCGCTTACTGCCGCCACACCGGCAACAGGTGCCGGCGGTGCGCTTTCCGTTCTTTCGCCGCATAGTTTCCGTAGCCGAAGCCAAATCAGGCCCCGGAGCAGTCATTCTGCGCCGGAACCGGGTCCAGATTATCACCGCCATCGCGATCTGGATCCTGCTGGTCCTCGCACTCGCCCGCCCAGAACGGCTGGGCCCGCCCATTGAGATCACGCGCTCGGCACGCGATGTTGTGCTGGCCATCGACATTTCGGGTTCGATGGACATCGTCGATTTTGCCACCCCCGACGGCGGTCGCATCCAGAGACTGGCCGCGGTGCGTCAAGTGGTACGCGATTTTGTCGCCGAGCGGGACGGCGACCGCATTGCCCTGATCGTCTTTGGCACCCAGGCCTATCTGCAGGCGCCGCTGACCGAGGATCTGGCCACCATCATCGACCTCGTGGATCAGACAGAAGTCGGCATGGCCGGTCCGCACACGGCAATTGGCGATGCCATCGGCCTTGCCATCCGCACCTTTGAGGCGAGCGACGTCGAACAGCGCCTGATGATCCTGCTGTCGGACGGCGCCGACACAGGCAGCCGGATGAGCCCGGTGAACGCTGCAGAAATTGCCCGGTCGCGCGGTGTCGAAATCCACACGATTGCGGTTGGTGATCCAGAAGCTGGCGGGGACAATCGCGTTGATACGCGTGCTCTGGCGGAGATATCCAGCCGCACGGGTGGGATAAGCTTTTTTGCTTCGGACGTTTTGGGGCTTAGCGAAACCTATGCAAGGATAGATGAAATGGTGCCGCGTCTGGTCGAAGAACTGTCCTATCGCCCGCGCACCCCCTTTGCGCAGTATTGCCTTGGTCTGGCTGCGCTTTTAGGCATCTTTTCGCTGTCGCTTCTGAGTGGCCGCAAGGCATGGAGAGCGCGGCAATGA
- a CDS encoding DUF4381 domain-containing protein translates to MTEGATTEPVNLVDLIEQLVSPSEPPAISMVPQTAGWIVLAVGLASIAGLSLWRWHRHHKANAYRRAALAELDRVGSDPVAIAEILRRTALTAYPRTEVAALCGADWLGFLDATVGGTAFREGQGRIVAEAPYHPGLVGSVALRDLATQWIRHHRREAAS, encoded by the coding sequence ATGACAGAGGGCGCCACGACAGAGCCGGTCAACCTTGTAGATCTGATCGAACAACTGGTGTCGCCTAGCGAACCGCCAGCCATTTCGATGGTGCCGCAGACCGCAGGCTGGATCGTGCTTGCTGTGGGTTTGGCTTCAATCGCGGGGCTGTCCCTTTGGCGTTGGCACCGTCACCATAAAGCGAATGCATATCGTCGCGCGGCGCTGGCCGAGCTGGACCGGGTTGGCTCTGACCCGGTCGCGATTGCTGAAATCCTCCGCAGGACAGCGCTGACGGCCTATCCCCGAACAGAGGTAGCCGCTCTTTGCGGTGCGGACTGGCTTGGGTTTCTCGATGCAACGGTGGGCGGGACAGCATTTCGCGAAGGGCAGGGGCGGATCGTTGCCGAAGCCCCCTATCACCCCGGATTGGTCGGCTCGGTTGCTCTGCGCGATCTGGCCACCCAATGGATCCGCCACCATCGCCGCGAGGCCGCGTCATGA
- a CDS encoding DUF58 domain-containing protein — translation MFDKAARIRTGTLPPAREAPDAADPRVSVDLAHLRKLEGRAKSLNFLPRQPSRSALNGRFASRMRGRGLNFEELRDYLPSDDVRSIDWKVTARTGKPYVRVFTEERDRPTLIVVDQRMSMFFGSVLNMKSVTAAECAALAAFRILDQGDRVGGIVFGDETIAEIRPQRSRAALNRFLTAIADANSQLRADAPNVAPMGLDRVLKSVSRIAPRNHLILVFSDFDVITDLTRKLVSGLSRHNDLVLGLVSDPMADDLPEDLHLVISDGQFQAEIHTGNKTVHRDLREMSQGRLAEVLDWQRTLGVPVLPLSSAEDSLTQMRRLMGLGPR, via the coding sequence ATGTTTGACAAAGCCGCCCGAATACGCACCGGCACGCTGCCACCCGCCCGCGAGGCGCCTGACGCGGCGGATCCACGCGTGTCCGTTGACTTGGCTCATTTACGGAAACTGGAAGGCCGCGCCAAATCCCTTAATTTCCTGCCCCGTCAACCGAGCCGCAGTGCACTCAATGGTCGTTTTGCCTCGCGGATGCGCGGACGCGGATTGAACTTCGAAGAACTGCGCGATTATTTACCGTCTGATGATGTCCGGTCGATCGACTGGAAAGTCACGGCGCGGACCGGAAAGCCCTATGTGCGTGTCTTCACCGAGGAACGTGACCGCCCGACCCTGATCGTGGTCGATCAACGTATGTCCATGTTCTTTGGCTCGGTTCTGAACATGAAATCAGTAACCGCCGCGGAATGCGCCGCTTTGGCTGCATTTCGCATCCTGGATCAAGGAGACCGGGTTGGTGGCATCGTGTTTGGCGACGAAACCATCGCTGAAATTCGCCCACAGCGCAGCCGGGCCGCGCTCAATCGCTTTTTAACCGCGATTGCCGATGCCAACAGTCAGTTGCGGGCCGACGCGCCCAATGTCGCGCCAATGGGGCTGGATCGCGTGTTGAAATCCGTATCCCGCATCGCGCCACGCAACCACCTGATCCTTGTGTTTTCTGATTTTGACGTGATCACCGACCTAACTCGGAAACTGGTCAGCGGTCTGTCACGTCACAATGATCTGGTGCTGGGGTTAGTGTCCGACCCGATGGCTGATGACCTGCCCGAAGATCTGCATTTGGTCATTTCCGATGGCCAGTTTCAGGCCGAGATCCACACCGGCAACAAGACGGTGCACCGCGACCTGCGCGAGATGTCCCAGGGGCGGCTGGCCGAAGTTCTGGATTGGCAGCGCACTCTGGGCGTGCCAGTTCTGCCGCTCTCCTCTGCCGAAGACAGTCTGACCCAGATGCGGCGTCTGATGGGGCTTGGTCCGAGATGA
- a CDS encoding AAA family ATPase: MTTTQARADIEELIARMGQSIIGQSEVVERLVIGLLANGNLLIEGLPGLAKTRAVKALAKNLECDFSRIQFTPDLLPSDVTGSEIYYQTEKGSEFRFKQGPIFANIVLADEINRAPAKVQAALLEAMEERQVTVAGTTHKMPPLFMVMATQNPIEQEGTYPLPEAQMDRFLMHVVITYPPVEDEVKVIHLVRREEAATNAPKDKAPKEAIPAIPQASVFQARREIVDIHASDTIERYMVDLVHATRVPQQFGPDLGRWIEIGASPRASLALDKCSRTHAWLNGRDYVDPIDVRAIAANVLRHRLRLSYEAQGEGVTPDRVIEEIIAQVALT; encoded by the coding sequence ATGACGACCACTCAGGCACGTGCAGACATCGAAGAATTGATCGCCCGGATGGGCCAGTCAATCATCGGGCAGAGCGAAGTCGTCGAGCGACTGGTGATAGGACTTCTTGCCAATGGCAATCTCTTGATCGAAGGCCTGCCCGGGCTGGCCAAGACGCGCGCGGTCAAGGCACTGGCCAAAAACCTTGAATGTGATTTCAGCCGGATCCAGTTCACACCAGATCTTTTGCCGTCCGATGTCACTGGTAGCGAAATCTACTATCAGACCGAAAAAGGCTCGGAATTCCGGTTTAAACAGGGCCCGATCTTTGCAAATATCGTATTGGCGGACGAGATCAACCGCGCCCCAGCCAAGGTTCAGGCGGCGCTTCTTGAGGCGATGGAAGAGCGGCAGGTCACAGTGGCCGGAACCACTCATAAGATGCCGCCTTTGTTCATGGTCATGGCCACTCAGAATCCGATCGAGCAGGAAGGCACCTATCCACTGCCCGAGGCACAAATGGACCGTTTCCTGATGCATGTGGTAATTACCTATCCGCCGGTCGAAGACGAGGTAAAGGTTATCCACCTTGTCCGCAGAGAAGAGGCCGCCACCAACGCGCCCAAGGATAAAGCGCCCAAGGAGGCGATCCCGGCTATTCCGCAAGCTTCGGTGTTTCAGGCCCGCCGGGAAATCGTAGACATTCATGCCTCTGACACAATCGAGCGCTACATGGTAGATCTCGTACATGCGACCCGCGTGCCGCAGCAGTTCGGCCCTGACCTTGGCCGCTGGATCGAGATCGGGGCCAGCCCGCGTGCATCTCTGGCACTGGATAAATGCAGCCGCACCCATGCCTGGCTGAATGGCCGGGACTATGTAGATCCAATCGATGTGCGCGCCATTGCCGCCAATGTACTCCGCCACCGGCTACGGCTTAGCTATGAGGCGCAGGGCGAAGGAGTGACGCCAGACAGGGTGATTGAGGAAATAATCGCGCAGGTCGCGCTGACCTGA
- a CDS encoding alkaline phosphatase family protein, whose amino-acid sequence MLPSTISRALVGASLMFCTPGWIWAEPRNEPPRLVLQITVDQLRGDLISRYGKGFGEGGFNYLLENGVVFTNAHHRHANTETIVGHTTLATGTDPAIHGMVANLWFDRKTGTEFYNVQDADFPLVGAEGVDQSAEVDPTQRAATTDGRSPRNILTSTIGDEIALHFGPKAKIFGVSVKDRGAISMAGHAGDAYWFSKSEGRFVTSTFYRQEYPAWMADWETKGLVASYADTDWTLLLDPKDYTFIDRDAQDWETDFPGWGQIFPHSYGSAGSKYYTTLLTLSPAGDEITVDFAKTLLDAESLGQDSVPDYLSVSLSSTDYIGHIFGPSSLEAEDNLKRLDRTIADLLAHVDAKVGLDNTLVVLSADHGAPEAAGYLKTLGIEAQNFNFKTVNVQPGLARLKEQFGLGEALIDSFTNPYVYLNQDAILEMGLDLAKVEAAVAEELQKLPGIAYAVGSQALRTGAVPDTQITSAVLANFHPDRSGDIYVVFEPHWFVADFDGLSVASAHGSPWAYDTFVPIVFVGPDIKPDQIARKVHTVDVAPTIAAFLGTKSPSGAVGSLLVEVFDKGR is encoded by the coding sequence ATGTTGCCATCAACCATTTCCCGCGCCTTGGTCGGTGCTTCGCTGATGTTTTGTACCCCCGGATGGATCTGGGCAGAACCGCGCAACGAACCGCCCCGACTTGTCCTGCAGATCACCGTGGATCAATTGCGCGGGGATTTGATTAGCCGCTATGGCAAGGGTTTTGGAGAAGGTGGGTTTAACTATTTGCTGGAAAATGGCGTGGTCTTCACCAATGCCCATCATCGCCATGCCAATACCGAAACAATTGTTGGACATACGACTCTGGCAACCGGAACTGATCCTGCCATTCACGGCATGGTCGCCAACCTTTGGTTCGACAGGAAAACCGGAACAGAGTTTTACAATGTGCAAGACGCTGATTTTCCATTGGTCGGGGCTGAGGGTGTTGACCAATCCGCTGAGGTCGACCCGACGCAACGTGCGGCGACGACGGATGGTCGTTCGCCCCGCAACATCCTGACCTCAACCATAGGGGACGAGATCGCGTTGCATTTCGGTCCAAAGGCCAAGATCTTTGGTGTTTCGGTCAAGGATCGGGGGGCCATTTCAATGGCCGGCCACGCGGGCGACGCCTACTGGTTCTCAAAGTCCGAAGGTCGTTTTGTAACCAGCACTTTCTACCGGCAGGAGTACCCGGCCTGGATGGCTGACTGGGAGACCAAGGGCTTGGTCGCGTCTTATGCCGATACCGACTGGACCCTGCTTTTGGATCCCAAAGACTATACTTTTATTGATCGCGATGCCCAGGATTGGGAAACAGATTTCCCCGGCTGGGGTCAGATATTTCCGCACAGTTACGGATCCGCAGGCAGCAAATATTACACGACGTTGTTGACCCTTAGCCCGGCCGGAGATGAGATTACTGTCGATTTTGCCAAGACCCTTCTTGACGCCGAGAGCCTTGGACAAGATAGCGTGCCAGACTATCTTTCGGTAAGCCTGTCTTCGACGGATTATATCGGCCATATTTTCGGCCCGTCGAGCCTTGAGGCAGAAGATAACCTCAAACGATTGGATCGTACCATTGCCGATCTTCTGGCCCATGTGGACGCCAAGGTTGGGCTCGACAATACGCTGGTCGTGCTCTCGGCTGATCACGGCGCGCCAGAAGCGGCTGGGTATCTCAAGACACTGGGAATCGAAGCCCAGAATTTCAATTTCAAGACCGTCAATGTCCAGCCGGGGCTGGCCCGGCTCAAGGAACAATTTGGTCTGGGTGAGGCGCTCATTGATAGTTTTACCAACCCCTATGTGTACTTGAACCAAGACGCGATCCTCGAGATGGGTTTGGACCTGGCCAAAGTGGAGGCTGCTGTGGCCGAAGAACTGCAAAAACTGCCGGGTATCGCATATGCGGTTGGCAGCCAGGCGCTGCGAACCGGCGCAGTGCCGGACACGCAGATCACCAGTGCAGTGCTGGCAAATTTCCACCCGGATCGGTCTGGTGACATCTATGTGGTTTTTGAGCCGCATTGGTTTGTCGCTGACTTTGATGGGTTGAGCGTCGCCTCTGCGCACGGCTCACCATGGGCCTATGACACCTTTGTTCCGATTGTTTTTGTCGGCCCCGATATCAAACCGGATCAGATTGCACGAAAAGTTCATACCGTCGACGTGGCACCGACGATTGCTGCTTTTCTTGGAACCAAATCGCCCAGTGGTGCCGTCGGCTCGCTGCTTGTAGAAGTTTTTGATAAGGGACGCTAA